GGTCGACCACCGCACGTGGGTGCTCGCGAGCGACGGTGACATGATGGAAGGCGTGGCCAGCGAGGCGTGCTCGCTCGCGGGTCACCTGGGCCTGGGGCGGCTGATCGTCTTCTACGACGACAACCACGTCACGATCGACGGCCCGACCTCGCTCGCGTTCTCGGAGGACGTGACTCGCCGCTTCGAGGCGTACGGCTGGGACGTGCAGCGCGTCGACGGTCACTCGGTCGATGCGCTGCGCTCCGCGATCGGCCACGCGCTCGCCAGCGAGGACCGGCCGCACCTGATCGCCTGCCGCACGCACATCGGCTTCGGCTCGCCCGCGGCAGACACGGCCGAGGCGCACGGCGCGTTCAAGGACGCCGACTACACCGAGCAGACGCGCCGGAAGCTCGGCTGGACCCTGCCGCCCTTCGAGGTGCCCGACGCCGCGCGCGAGACGTTCCGCGCCAACGCGGTGCGCGGCGCGCGGCTGCGCAGCGAATGGGAGAAGCGGCGCGTGCAGGCGCTGGCCGACCCGGGGCTCGCCCAGCTCTGGCGCCAGATGGTCGAGCGCGCGCTGCCGGCCGAGCTCGACTCACTTCTGCCGCGGCTCGCGGGCGAGAAGCCGATGGCCACGCGCCAGGCGTCGGGCCGCGTGCTGAACACGCTGGCCGAGAAGCTGCCGTCCTTGATCGGCGGCTCGGCGGACCTCGCGGGCTCGAACAACACCACGATCAGCGGCGCAGCGTCGGTGGCGCGCGGCAAGTTCGACGGGCGCAACCTGCACTTCGGCGTGCGCGAGCACGGCATGGCCGCGGTCGCCAACGGCCTGGTGCTGCACGGCGGCGTCCGGCCCTACGTGGCGACGTTCCTGGTGTTCAGTGACTACATGCGGCCGAGCGTTCGCCTGGCGGCGCTGATGTCGCAGCCCGTCGTGTACGTGTTCACGCACGACTCGATCTTCGTCGGCGAGGACGGGCCGACCCACCAGCCCGTCGAGCAGCTCGCCGCGCTGCGCGCGATCCCGCACCTGCACGTGTGGCGGCCGGCCGACGCGCGCGAGACGGTC
This DNA window, taken from Myxococcota bacterium, encodes the following:
- the tkt gene encoding transketolase; its protein translation is MSSNLAVAATTVRVLTVDAVRAAGIGHVGLPLGCADLGVLLYSEFLKHDPAVPDWFDRDRFVLSAGHGSMLLYSLLHLSGYDLPMDEIRRFRQLHSKTPGHPEHGLTPGVETTTGPLGQGLGNSVGMALAERLLAARFGSELVDHRTWVLASDGDMMEGVASEACSLAGHLGLGRLIVFYDDNHVTIDGPTSLAFSEDVTRRFEAYGWDVQRVDGHSVDALRSAIGHALASEDRPHLIACRTHIGFGSPAADTAEAHGAFKDADYTEQTRRKLGWTLPPFEVPDAARETFRANAVRGARLRSEWEKRRVQALADPGLAQLWRQMVERALPAELDSLLPRLAGEKPMATRQASGRVLNTLAEKLPSLIGGSADLAGSNNTTISGAASVARGKFDGRNLHFGVREHGMAAVANGLVLHGGVRPYVATFLVFSDYMRPSVRLAALMSQPVVYVFTHDSIFVGEDGPTHQPVEQLAALRAIPHLHVWRPADARETVAAWNAALRRDDGPTALVLSRQSLPVLDVDRVEERAARGGWVVLPEPAGVVPELSFVATGAELHPALEAARVLAAEGRRVRVVSVPCIELFEAQDASYRDSVLPRGGKRLVCEAGVAQGVAALTRPGDRVIAMTGFGASAPFKDLAAHFGFDGPSFLRVARELLP